A genomic segment from Nicotiana tabacum cultivar K326 chromosome 7, ASM71507v2, whole genome shotgun sequence encodes:
- the LOC107812775 gene encoding uncharacterized protein LOC107812775, with product MLSEIMSSEQMGNWGIIDEGWRKGPWTAEEDRLLIEYVKLHGEGRWNSVARLTGLKRNGKSCRLRWVNYLRPDLKRGQITPHEERIILELHARWGNRWSTIARSLPGRTDNEIKNYWRTHFKKKTKTLCANSDKSRARLWKRQQFQQQQHQLQQQQQQQQINNQIDIKRVISLFDSNENKVPTMPQAKQEMTILYPNTVDQQNQVGFFYSMLNGCSSVSVPEPSSDEDIMWDGLWNLDDFYGQFINTTTYNKTITTPNCLQTMATTPAFY from the exons ATGCTTAGTGAAATAATGAGTAGTGAGCAAATGGGAAACTGGGGAATAATAGATGAAGGTTGGAGAAAGGGCCCTTGGACTGCTGAAGAGGACAGATTGCTCATTGAATATGTCAAGTTGCATGGTGAAGGCAGGTGGAATTCTGTTGCTAGGCTTACAG GGttgaaaagaaatggaaaaagttGTAGGTTGAGATGGGTAAATTACTTGAGGCCAGACCTAAAGAGGGGGCAAATAACACCACATGAAGAGAGGATCATTCTTGAGCTTCATGCTAGATGGGGCAATAG ATGGTCAACTATTGCTCGAAGCTTGCCAGGGAGAACTGATAACGAGATCAAGAACTATTGGAGGacacattttaaaaaaaagactAAGACTTTGTGCGCCAACTCTGATAAATCAAGAGCTCGTCTTTGGAAAAGACAACAATTCCAACAACAGCAACATCAactgcagcaacaacaacaacaacaacaaatcaacaATCAAATCGACATCAAAAGAGTGATCTCATTATTCGATTCGAATGAGAATAAAGTACCAACTATGCCTCAAGCAAAACAAGAAATGACAATTTTGTACCCAAACACAGTTGATCAACAAAATCAAGTTGGCTTCTTCTACTCTATGCTCAATGGTTGTTCTTCTGTATCAGTGCCTGAGCCTTCCTCTGATGAAGATATTATGTGGGATGGATTATGGAATTTGGATGATTTTTATGGCCAGTTCATCAATACTACAACTTACAACAAAACCATTACTACTCCTAATTGCCTGCAAACTATGGCCACTACTCCAGCTTTTTATTAA